Proteins co-encoded in one Sporosarcina sp. FSL K6-1522 genomic window:
- a CDS encoding MDR family MFS transporter yields the protein MKDHQEPKKYEYLSENPNAKVLPIMLSLIIGAFFAILNETLLNIALVTLMDEFSISLTTVQWMATGFMLVMAIVIPISALLLQWYTTRQLFLTTMIVFTIGTIISASAPTFAVLLIGRLTQAVGTGLLMPIIFNVFLLIYPPHKRGKIMGLVGLVIMFAPAIGPTLSGVIVEYLGWRYLFILVIPFAIFSILFAYKYLINVSEVTKPKIDVLSIIFSTIGFGSIVYGFSSSGSSPDGFLDTTVLITIVAGILGIVLFVIRQLKLDEPVMDLRVFKYPMFTHAVLMFLIIIMAMFASEIILPIYMQGPLALSAATAGLVLLPGSILNGIMSPFMGHLFDKFGPRVLMIPASLVLSGTMFMMSRLTADTALWIVILGYILLMLAVSAIMMPAETNGLNQLPKRLYPHGTAVMSTLQPVAGAIGVSVFISIMNARQLKFLEQSATPNDPATIVEAMVAGVEMVYFIAFAISIVAVILAFMVYRAKPSKEDEMAVEEE from the coding sequence ATGAAAGACCATCAAGAACCAAAGAAATATGAGTATTTGTCGGAGAACCCGAATGCCAAGGTTTTGCCGATTATGCTCTCACTTATTATTGGAGCATTTTTTGCGATATTAAACGAAACGCTATTGAATATTGCACTCGTCACCTTAATGGATGAGTTCTCCATTTCGTTAACAACTGTGCAGTGGATGGCAACAGGATTCATGCTTGTAATGGCGATTGTTATCCCGATATCCGCCTTGTTACTCCAATGGTATACGACTCGACAATTATTTTTAACGACGATGATTGTGTTCACCATTGGAACTATAATTAGTGCGAGTGCACCAACATTCGCAGTTTTATTAATTGGGCGATTGACCCAAGCGGTCGGAACAGGATTATTAATGCCAATCATCTTCAATGTGTTTCTACTTATCTATCCTCCTCACAAACGTGGGAAAATCATGGGCTTAGTAGGGCTCGTCATTATGTTTGCACCTGCGATTGGGCCAACGCTTTCTGGTGTCATTGTTGAATACTTAGGATGGCGCTACTTGTTTATTCTTGTTATTCCATTTGCGATATTCTCCATTTTATTTGCTTACAAATATTTGATTAACGTTTCCGAAGTAACGAAGCCAAAGATTGATGTACTCTCCATTATTTTCTCTACAATTGGTTTTGGATCTATCGTTTATGGTTTTAGTTCTTCAGGATCAAGTCCAGATGGATTTTTGGATACGACTGTTTTAATTACGATTGTTGCTGGAATTCTCGGGATTGTGTTATTCGTCATTAGACAATTAAAGCTTGATGAACCTGTCATGGATTTACGGGTATTCAAATACCCGATGTTTACACATGCCGTTTTGATGTTTTTAATCATTATTATGGCGATGTTCGCTTCAGAGATTATTTTACCGATTTATATGCAAGGTCCTTTGGCGTTGAGTGCAGCTACAGCGGGTCTGGTACTCTTACCAGGGAGTATTCTGAATGGGATTATGTCACCATTCATGGGGCATCTTTTTGACAAGTTCGGTCCTAGAGTCTTGATGATTCCAGCATCCCTTGTGTTAAGCGGAACGATGTTTATGATGAGCAGATTGACAGCTGACACTGCTTTATGGATTGTCATTCTTGGCTATATTTTATTAATGTTAGCTGTTTCGGCCATCATGATGCCTGCTGAGACAAATGGTTTAAATCAGTTGCCTAAACGACTGTACCCGCATGGAACTGCGGTTATGTCGACCTTACAACCTGTTGCTGGTGCGATTGGTGTATCTGTGTTTATTAGTATTATGAACGCTCGACAACTTAAATTTTTAGAACAATCCGCTACACCAAATGATCCCGCAACAATTGTCGAAGCGATGGTAGCGGGCGTTGAAATGGTCTATTTCATCGCATTTGCCATATCGATTGTAGCCGTGATCTTAGCATTTATGGTGTATCGTGCGAAGCCAAGTAAAGAGGATGAAATGGCTGTAGAAGAGGAATAA
- the topB gene encoding DNA topoisomerase III, whose translation MKPVILAEKPSQAKAYAEAFTVKSRQKTHIELAQSQLFPHGAIITWGIGHLVELKEPKAYDKKWTRWTLNSLPILPERYEFQVAKGKYAQFQAVKKFILAADVVINACDVDREGSNIFYSIYNQTGARGQTIKRLWINSLEVDEVRKGFSNLHDNRKDLLMYEEAKARQISDWIVGMNGSRLYSLLLKERGVKDVFSIGRVQSPTVYLIYQRQREIETFVSEPFFEIEGTFTAANGTYKGKAKAKEPKRENIRELLAKHNIHPKSPGTITSVEKIDKRTPPPQLHSLSTLQATANRLWKTSPADVLKIMQGLYEKKIVTYPRTDSRHITPSEFTYLADQVSEYQQLINHPFPVESLAPKKRYVDSSKVQEHYAIIPTKKIPSQAVLGRLSNIERNLYEEVVRTTLAMFHTDYLYTETKVTTDVNGLPFFTVGKTERDKGWKALFVRSSAKEQDKDEPSLPPLMLHEPVDSDIGIKEGKTMPPKPYTEGQLIAMMKTCGKLVGDKEETEILKEVEGLGTEATRSGIIETIKRHGYINVTKNIVSITDKGRILSQAIEGNLLASPSMTAKWEAYLRKIGNGEGTQERFLGSIAKFIHSLLEEVPSQLNAKPIDAKLAANVVGKATTRRTSYKAVEVAPCPACKGGTIIARKDFYGCSAYKSGCKQTFPGIFLKKKLTPSQVKLLCTKGKTNVIKGFTANNGQKFDARLALVNGKINLDFIEK comes from the coding sequence ATGAAACCAGTAATACTTGCTGAAAAACCATCCCAAGCCAAAGCCTACGCTGAAGCTTTTACCGTGAAAAGCCGACAAAAAACACATATTGAGTTAGCGCAAAGCCAGCTGTTTCCACATGGCGCCATCATCACATGGGGCATCGGCCATCTTGTGGAGTTAAAAGAACCGAAAGCGTATGACAAAAAGTGGACGCGCTGGACGCTTAATAGTTTACCGATTTTACCGGAGCGCTACGAATTTCAAGTTGCCAAGGGAAAGTATGCGCAGTTTCAGGCTGTGAAGAAGTTCATACTTGCTGCAGACGTCGTCATTAATGCCTGTGACGTGGATCGCGAAGGATCGAATATCTTCTATAGTATTTACAACCAAACAGGTGCGAGAGGACAAACGATCAAACGACTGTGGATCAATTCGCTTGAAGTCGATGAAGTACGCAAGGGTTTTTCGAATCTGCATGATAACCGCAAAGATTTACTAATGTATGAGGAAGCGAAAGCCCGCCAGATTAGCGATTGGATTGTGGGGATGAACGGCTCTCGACTTTATTCACTGCTTCTGAAGGAACGTGGCGTTAAAGATGTCTTTTCGATTGGACGCGTTCAATCGCCAACAGTTTACTTAATTTATCAACGTCAAAGAGAAATTGAGACATTTGTTTCTGAACCGTTTTTTGAAATTGAAGGGACTTTTACGGCTGCTAATGGAACATATAAAGGAAAAGCGAAGGCCAAGGAACCGAAGCGGGAAAATATTCGGGAGCTGCTGGCGAAGCATAATATCCATCCGAAATCACCTGGGACGATTACCTCTGTAGAAAAAATCGATAAACGTACACCGCCGCCACAGTTGCATTCCCTATCAACGCTACAAGCGACAGCGAACCGTTTATGGAAAACGAGTCCTGCAGATGTCTTGAAAATCATGCAAGGGTTATATGAAAAGAAGATTGTCACGTATCCACGGACGGATTCTCGCCATATTACGCCAAGTGAATTCACCTATCTAGCAGATCAGGTCAGTGAATACCAACAGCTCATCAATCATCCCTTCCCTGTCGAGTCACTCGCACCGAAAAAGCGTTATGTCGACAGTTCGAAGGTTCAGGAACACTATGCTATCATTCCGACGAAAAAAATCCCGTCACAAGCGGTGCTTGGCAGGTTGTCGAATATTGAGCGTAACTTATACGAGGAGGTCGTTCGCACGACACTCGCCATGTTCCATACCGACTATCTGTATACGGAAACGAAAGTAACGACGGACGTCAATGGACTCCCCTTCTTCACAGTTGGTAAGACTGAACGAGATAAAGGATGGAAAGCGTTATTCGTTCGTTCATCTGCCAAAGAACAAGACAAGGACGAGCCTTCATTGCCCCCACTCATGCTACATGAACCCGTTGATAGTGACATTGGCATTAAAGAAGGCAAAACGATGCCGCCTAAACCATATACGGAAGGTCAGCTCATCGCTATGATGAAAACTTGTGGGAAGCTCGTTGGGGATAAAGAAGAAACGGAAATCCTAAAAGAAGTCGAAGGACTCGGTACAGAAGCAACGCGAAGCGGCATCATCGAAACGATCAAACGCCATGGCTATATTAATGTAACAAAAAACATCGTATCCATTACCGATAAAGGGCGTATTCTCAGTCAAGCCATTGAAGGAAACTTGCTCGCAAGCCCATCAATGACTGCCAAATGGGAAGCGTATTTACGTAAAATCGGCAATGGCGAAGGAACGCAGGAGCGTTTTCTCGGCAGCATCGCCAAGTTCATCCATAGCCTATTGGAAGAAGTACCGAGCCAATTAAACGCCAAGCCAATCGATGCCAAACTCGCCGCCAATGTAGTTGGCAAGGCAACTACTCGACGAACATCCTATAAAGCGGTGGAAGTTGCCCCATGCCCTGCATGTAAAGGAGGCACGATTATCGCGCGCAAAGATTTCTACGGCTGCAGTGCTTATAAGAGTGGCTGCAAGCAAACATTCCCCGGTATCTTTTTAAAGAAAAAGCTTACACCTAGTCAGGTTAAGTTACTCTGCACAAAAGGAAAAACAAATGTCATTAAAGGCTTTACCGCAAATAATGGACAGAAATTCGATGCACGGCTGGCGCTTGTCAATGGCAAGATTAACTTGGATTTTATAGAGAAATAA
- a CDS encoding YafY family protein: MAKTDNLLAILWMLSSGEKITAKQISERLEMNIRTVYRYIDTLSISGVPIISDAGHNGGYTLLNNCIEAPLFFDFEEKTSLFHAAIFAEEAGYYGGEALNKAISKLRKHSNQEQETKITQHLTSLEVISRLSSLDMEPFLNELEQAVADGYSVKILYHKSGEEQSKYRLVDLYRIIYWNNKWYVIGFCHLRNDIRSFRVDRIESLTLTENKFNRPENFSARDFFMKNLVPTMEDKEGIISLVISGDKRALGDICQHWFLEHYLQERTSNQAVFLLEKDVIHTYVPYLLLPYNKSIKVIEPISLKKRLVEVLSDLIEFHQI; the protein is encoded by the coding sequence ATGGCTAAAACTGATAATTTACTAGCAATTCTGTGGATGCTTAGTTCAGGTGAAAAGATTACTGCAAAACAAATTTCGGAAAGGTTAGAGATGAATATAAGGACTGTGTATCGTTATATTGATACACTTTCAATAAGTGGTGTACCTATAATTTCAGACGCAGGACATAACGGTGGATACACTTTGTTGAACAATTGTATTGAAGCTCCTCTTTTTTTTGATTTTGAGGAGAAAACCTCGCTATTTCACGCTGCTATTTTTGCAGAAGAAGCCGGGTATTATGGAGGTGAAGCACTAAATAAGGCTATTTCAAAGCTAAGAAAACATTCGAATCAAGAGCAGGAAACAAAGATAACTCAACATTTAACCAGTCTTGAAGTAATAAGTCGATTAAGTTCCCTCGATATGGAACCTTTTTTGAATGAGTTGGAGCAGGCTGTAGCAGACGGATACTCTGTAAAAATTCTATACCATAAAAGTGGCGAAGAGCAATCAAAGTATAGATTGGTGGATCTGTACAGAATTATCTATTGGAATAATAAGTGGTATGTGATTGGATTTTGTCATCTTAGGAATGATATCCGTAGTTTTAGGGTAGATCGAATTGAAAGTCTAACGCTAACCGAAAATAAGTTTAACCGGCCAGAAAATTTTTCAGCACGTGACTTTTTTATGAAAAACCTTGTTCCAACTATGGAAGATAAGGAAGGGATTATTTCTTTAGTGATTAGTGGAGATAAAAGGGCATTGGGTGATATTTGCCAACATTGGTTTTTAGAACATTATTTACAAGAACGGACTTCAAATCAAGCAGTTTTTCTTCTTGAAAAAGATGTGATACATACATATGTACCTTATTTACTTTTACCGTACAATAAATCTATTAAAGTTATTGAGCCAATCAGTCTTAAGAAGAGGCTGGTTGAAGTTTTGTCGGATTTAATAGAATTTCATCAAATTTGA
- a CDS encoding type 1 glutamine amidotransferase family protein has product MQTKKVFLYVFNTMSDWEYGYLIAELNSGRYFKKDLAPLKVITVGANKEIITTMGGLSIKPDISLDECILEGTDLIILPGGNTWGEVIHQPILRKIGEALKLGTIVAAICGATEGLANVGYLDSRKHTSNDLEYIKMVCPNYKGEKFYEMEPAVSGENLITASGVAPLEFAMEVMKKLDVFEPDTLHSWYNLNKTHKPEYFFQLMNSISR; this is encoded by the coding sequence ATGCAAACAAAAAAAGTTTTTCTTTATGTATTTAATACAATGTCGGACTGGGAATATGGATATTTAATTGCTGAACTAAACTCAGGAAGATATTTCAAAAAAGATTTAGCACCTTTAAAAGTAATTACAGTAGGAGCTAATAAAGAAATCATTACTACAATGGGAGGACTGAGCATAAAACCAGATATTTCCCTTGATGAGTGTATTCTTGAGGGCACAGATCTTATAATTTTACCTGGAGGGAATACTTGGGGAGAAGTTATTCATCAACCTATTTTGAGAAAAATTGGCGAGGCTTTAAAGCTTGGCACAATTGTTGCTGCAATTTGTGGTGCAACTGAGGGACTAGCGAATGTTGGATATCTCGATTCTAGAAAGCATACAAGCAATGACTTGGAGTATATTAAAATGGTCTGTCCTAATTATAAGGGAGAAAAATTTTATGAGATGGAACCTGCAGTGTCTGGTGAGAATTTGATTACTGCATCAGGAGTAGCACCTCTGGAATTTGCAATGGAAGTAATGAAGAAATTAGATGTATTTGAACCAGATACATTGCATTCATGGTATAATCTAAATAAGACTCATAAACCTGAATACTTCTTCCAGTTAATGAATTCAATAAGTAGATGA
- a CDS encoding O-methyltransferase — translation MNISERWNDVDLYFSAKLHTSDPIMDLILKTNSEAGLPAIDVAPNQGKFLYLLAKLKEAKNILEIGTLGGYSSVWLGRALPDDGHLITLEFDDKHAKVAKENVRKAGLEKKIEVIVGPALETLPTLKEKGFSNFDFIFIDADKPNNPQYLKWALELSRPGTVIIGDNVVRNGHIIDDCDDLSVQGVRQFIDLLSEESRIDSTAIQTVGSKGYDGFVLGIVKNA, via the coding sequence ATGAATATATCTGAGAGATGGAATGATGTAGATCTTTATTTTAGCGCTAAACTTCACACGTCAGATCCTATTATGGATCTGATCTTGAAAACAAATTCAGAGGCGGGTTTGCCTGCTATTGATGTCGCTCCAAATCAAGGTAAATTCCTTTATTTACTTGCAAAGCTTAAAGAAGCAAAAAATATTTTAGAAATTGGGACTCTTGGCGGCTATAGTAGTGTTTGGCTTGGACGTGCATTACCAGATGATGGGCACCTAATCACACTTGAATTTGATGACAAGCATGCAAAAGTGGCTAAAGAAAACGTAAGAAAGGCGGGATTAGAAAAGAAAATTGAAGTAATTGTAGGACCAGCACTCGAAACATTGCCGACCCTTAAAGAAAAAGGATTTTCTAACTTTGATTTCATCTTTATTGATGCTGATAAACCAAACAACCCTCAATATTTGAAATGGGCATTAGAACTTTCCAGACCAGGAACAGTTATCATTGGGGATAATGTGGTTCGCAATGGACATATCATTGATGATTGCGACGATTTAAGTGTGCAGGGTGTTCGTCAATTTATCGATTTATTATCTGAAGAATCGCGTATTGATTCGACAGCTATTCAAACGGTAGGGAGCAAAGGATATGATGGATTTGTTCTAGGAATTGTAAAAAATGCATGA
- a CDS encoding MFS transporter, which yields MFKDLHRNIKIRIYTSFLSRVVGSMVFPFMAIYFAKELNVVYAGILLLIQVIVQFIAGLYGGYLADSMGRKKMMVIGEWMKVLAFAGMILANSPLFTSAWITFLMLLAMSISSGFINPAAEAMLIDVSTKENRALMYSINYWAVNLSIMLGLIIGGWFFETHFFELLISLMLISFVTLWMTKALIQETYIAAPAKEVEKSFGLKPIIQSYQSVIRDMPFVLFTLGGIAILSIEFQRNNFIAIRLEDEIHTRVIPLLGGTNITLNGVKLLSLLTVENTLIIVLFTTLFTKWLKTKSEQAIMYSGFLLFGLGYSVLAFSNNPAILFAAVAVLSIGELMYVPTRQSLLAEIVDDSRRGVYMAFNGFVFQIGKIFGVLGIMAGEILNGIGMGILYVLFAFLGMVFTRMAIMKRDRKKQVILTSNMEA from the coding sequence TTGTTCAAAGATCTACATCGTAATATTAAAATAAGAATCTATACATCTTTTTTGAGCCGGGTTGTTGGTTCAATGGTCTTTCCGTTTATGGCCATTTATTTCGCTAAGGAATTGAATGTTGTCTATGCAGGGATCCTTCTACTGATTCAAGTGATCGTTCAATTTATCGCAGGCTTATACGGAGGTTACTTAGCCGATTCAATGGGCAGAAAAAAAATGATGGTTATCGGGGAATGGATGAAAGTGCTGGCATTTGCGGGCATGATTTTAGCCAACTCACCGTTGTTCACTTCTGCATGGATTACATTTTTAATGCTGTTGGCCATGAGTATCTCTTCTGGCTTCATTAATCCTGCAGCTGAAGCAATGTTGATTGATGTCAGCACAAAAGAAAACAGAGCATTGATGTATTCCATTAATTATTGGGCTGTGAATCTATCCATTATGCTCGGTTTAATTATTGGCGGTTGGTTTTTCGAAACACACTTTTTTGAGCTGTTAATTTCATTAATGCTCATTTCTTTTGTGACATTATGGATGACAAAGGCGTTAATCCAAGAAACTTATATCGCTGCACCTGCCAAGGAAGTAGAGAAATCATTTGGGCTGAAACCGATTATCCAAAGCTATCAATCCGTCATTCGCGATATGCCCTTTGTGCTGTTTACACTAGGAGGTATTGCCATCCTTTCGATCGAATTCCAACGTAACAATTTCATCGCAATAAGATTGGAAGACGAAATTCACACACGAGTCATCCCGTTATTGGGGGGGACGAATATCACATTGAATGGAGTAAAGCTATTAAGTTTATTAACGGTGGAAAATACCTTGATAATTGTATTATTTACTACCCTCTTTACAAAATGGCTAAAAACCAAGTCTGAACAAGCAATAATGTATTCAGGATTTTTATTATTCGGGTTAGGCTACTCGGTCCTAGCTTTCTCAAATAATCCAGCTATTCTGTTTGCTGCTGTTGCTGTGCTTTCAATCGGTGAATTGATGTACGTGCCTACAAGGCAATCCTTACTTGCTGAAATTGTGGACGACTCTCGCCGAGGGGTTTACATGGCTTTTAATGGATTTGTTTTTCAGATTGGGAAAATATTTGGTGTTCTCGGAATTATGGCAGGGGAAATTTTGAATGGAATCGGAATGGGGATTCTGTATGTTTTATTCGCTTTTCTTGGAATGGTCTTTACTCGAATGGCTATCATGAAGCGTGATCGAAAAAAACAAGTGATATTAACTTCTAATATGGAAGCCTAG
- a CDS encoding ABC transporter substrate-binding protein: MKNHNYFQMRTFLYPREEQLTAEFKLNELGSLWFCTQKSVKRRLKQFAEEGKLIYTPGKGRGNPSCIMFHRPFQQEIEDAVRHLVQCDQLEDVILLLQLPIPRTWIANVSKEVQSLFGIHSSEQPRDVLRTALTRELTTLDPLYASITLETFIIHQLGDTLITYDQEHDLLKPHLAHYWESSNDGRIWTFYLRKGVRFHNQQVLTSEDVSYTFKRFRTSSSSHFWLVEDIEQIECLSPFTIRFKLGRPNALFPRFLSSHNLVILPKNEPFDENKWIGTGPFQIKKRTDTLLILQAFDNYFLTRSLLDEIEMYRVPIETTHSTMYEVDHHNEINTVYQHKQDIEVGFRFLAFNFNRNTIVHQASFRKAIYHLMDIKKLWADLGRSNLQVASSYFFWKSKHQQKDFHRVKLLLEEAGYQGELIHVYTLERQNSIEEGEWFKQEASKVGLRLEIKTYTLTEYYDPSLEEADLLFMGEVASTDHHLSFLGAFLNKALIFNRFLSETYLENLNVYFEKIKQATDWKTREAWIDEAERFIHQETLFLYLYHPIKNRTFHPMIKDIQFESFGYVDFRKLWIK, encoded by the coding sequence ATGAAGAATCATAACTATTTTCAAATGAGGACTTTTTTATATCCAAGAGAAGAACAGCTGACTGCTGAATTTAAACTTAACGAGTTGGGGAGTTTGTGGTTTTGTACACAAAAAAGCGTTAAACGTAGGCTTAAACAATTTGCGGAGGAAGGGAAACTGATCTATACTCCCGGCAAAGGGAGGGGGAATCCATCATGCATTATGTTTCACCGCCCTTTCCAGCAAGAAATAGAGGATGCCGTTCGGCACCTTGTACAATGCGATCAATTAGAAGATGTTATTTTATTATTGCAACTTCCTATTCCGAGAACGTGGATAGCCAATGTCTCGAAAGAAGTTCAAAGTCTATTTGGCATTCATTCATCCGAACAACCAAGGGATGTGTTACGAACTGCCCTGACTAGGGAATTAACGACTCTTGATCCATTATATGCCTCCATTACCCTTGAGACATTTATCATTCATCAACTCGGGGATACACTCATAACCTATGATCAAGAACATGATTTACTGAAGCCCCATCTAGCACACTACTGGGAAAGTAGCAATGATGGGAGAATTTGGACCTTTTACTTAAGAAAAGGAGTCCGCTTCCATAATCAGCAAGTATTGACGAGTGAGGATGTAAGCTATACGTTCAAACGATTTCGGACAAGTTCATCATCCCATTTTTGGCTTGTGGAGGATATCGAACAAATAGAATGTCTTTCTCCCTTCACTATTCGTTTCAAGCTAGGCAGACCAAATGCATTGTTCCCAAGATTTCTTAGTTCTCATAACCTTGTCATCTTGCCAAAAAATGAACCATTTGACGAAAATAAATGGATCGGAACAGGTCCTTTTCAGATTAAGAAACGGACTGATACCTTACTAATTCTCCAAGCATTTGACAATTACTTTCTTACTAGATCATTATTAGATGAAATTGAAATGTATCGTGTACCAATTGAAACAACCCATTCAACCATGTATGAAGTAGATCATCATAACGAAATAAATACAGTCTACCAACATAAACAAGATATTGAAGTAGGTTTTCGCTTTTTAGCGTTCAATTTTAATCGCAATACTATTGTTCATCAGGCATCGTTTCGGAAAGCAATTTATCATCTCATGGATATAAAGAAACTATGGGCTGATTTAGGACGGAGTAATCTACAAGTAGCATCCAGTTACTTTTTTTGGAAGTCTAAACACCAACAAAAAGATTTTCATCGTGTTAAATTATTACTAGAAGAAGCAGGATATCAAGGAGAATTGATTCACGTCTATACGTTAGAAAGACAAAACTCCATCGAAGAAGGTGAGTGGTTCAAACAAGAAGCGAGCAAAGTCGGGCTGCGATTAGAGATTAAAACCTACACATTGACGGAATACTATGACCCTTCGCTTGAAGAAGCAGATTTATTATTCATGGGTGAGGTTGCTTCAACGGATCATCACTTATCTTTTTTGGGTGCCTTTTTAAACAAGGCTCTAATCTTTAATCGCTTCTTATCGGAGACTTACTTGGAAAATTTAAATGTATATTTTGAAAAAATAAAGCAAGCAACAGACTGGAAGACCAGGGAAGCTTGGATCGACGAGGCTGAACGTTTTATTCACCAAGAGACATTGTTTTTATATTTATATCATCCTATTAAAAATCGAACTTTCCATCCAATGATTAAGGATATTCAATTTGAATCGTTTGGCTATGTAGATTTTAGGAAGCTTTGGATTAAGTAA
- a CDS encoding transposase produces MMNEKKRKRQLSFEQKLYAVQEVLEKGRHKKDVASELDIHINSITNWMKIYREKGENGLRPTPKAILLDEATELERLKKIEKKYNEQLVEIEILKKFHAFLKESEK; encoded by the coding sequence ATGATGAATGAGAAAAAACGAAAAAGACAGCTTTCATTCGAACAAAAATTATATGCCGTTCAAGAAGTATTGGAAAAAGGACGTCATAAAAAAGACGTTGCTTCCGAGTTAGATATCCATATTAATTCCATTACCAATTGGATGAAAATATATAGAGAAAAGGGAGAGAATGGACTTCGTCCAACACCTAAAGCGATCCTACTAGATGAAGCAACAGAGCTCGAACGCCTGAAAAAAATTGAAAAGAAATACAACGAGCAGTTAGTAGAGATTGAAATCCTAAAAAAGTTCCACGCCTTTCTCAAGGAGAGCGAAAAGTAA